One part of the Rutidosis leptorrhynchoides isolate AG116_Rl617_1_P2 chromosome 1, CSIRO_AGI_Rlap_v1, whole genome shotgun sequence genome encodes these proteins:
- the LOC139900297 gene encoding uncharacterized protein, with protein MVIKSIYGREGGLGQNFSIPNSKKRITWHNIRKACNNTDELNLPFSSSFVKIIGLGDKTLFWKDRWLDNDGLCNTFRRLFQLEINKEALIMDRLKKDGNAWSPCWEWVRSPRGRTNSELDSLLGLLSRFNFDEKNFDYWKWNMLTNGTFSTNFLTKMIDEKLLVSTVPLQSETLRNHHLPQKIGIFIWRSRARRIPVRVELDKRGIDLDSVRCPVCDSDVETVDHILLHCPLRFMGSGFSLVRFE; from the coding sequence ATGgtgattaaaagtatttatgggagGGAGGGGGGTTTGGGTCAAAACTTTTCTATTCCAAATTCTAAAAAAAGAATCACTTGGCATAACATTCGAAAGGCTTGTAATAACACTGATGAATTGAATCTACCTTTTTCGAGTTCTTTTGTAAAGATAATAGGTTTGGGCGATAAGACGTTATTCTGGAAGGATCGATGGCTTGACAACGATGGTTTATGTAACACATTTAGAAGGCTTTTCCAACTAGAGATAAATAAGGAGGCGCTAATCATGGACAGACTCAAAAAAGATGGTAATGCGTGGTCTCCATGCTGGGAATGGGTGAGATCGCCTAGGGGTAGAACAAATTCTGAATTAGATAGTCTTTTGGGTCTACTTTCACGTTTCAACTTTGATGAAAAGAATTTTGATTATTGGAAGTGGAACATGCTAACTAATGGTACATTCTCCACTAATTTCTTGACTAAAATGATAGATGAAAAGCTGCTAGTTTCAACGGTCCCTTTGCAAAGTGAAACGCTTCGGAACCATCATCTACCTCAAAAGATTGGTATCTTTATATGGCGTTCACGTGCTCGGCGTATCCCGGTTAGAGTGGAGCTAGATAAACGGGGAATAGACCTTGACTCGGTTCGTTGTCCGGTGTGTGATAGTGATGTGGAAACGGTGGATCATATTCTTCTTCATTGTCCTTTAAGATTTATGGGATCGGGTTTTTCGTTGGTGCGGTTTGAATAG